In Fusarium poae strain DAOMC 252244 chromosome Unknown contig_2, whole genome shotgun sequence, a single genomic region encodes these proteins:
- a CDS encoding uncharacterized protein (TransMembrane:7 (o12-30i37-55o67-93i113-131o151-175i187-207o227-246i)), producing MVNYFHYEPSFPLATIFVIVFTLSSNLHIYQIIEKRTWFFIPFVIGSLFEAVAFFSRAISAKEAPSYTFGVCVVQNLLILLGPTCYSAAIYMLLGRYIKYLDGDSYSLIKPFWLTKIFLFGDITSIVLQVLDGGKIDMVDKDHKLSVTEDAVVAGLIVQLVFFTMFVVITTWFYYKFLKHCKTQPPGWQKFMMVIYASSMLILIRSIFRMAEYIEGPEGELQSKELYIYVLDAIPMAMVTIGFHVFHPSRFMPRLEKTLSTTDSKRSLTF from the exons ATGGTTAATTACTTTCACTACGAGCCGTCTTTTCCTTTAGCGACAATCTTTGTTATTGTATTCACTCTTTCATCGAATCTTCATATTTACCAGATCATTGAAAAAAGAACATGGTTCTTCATCCCCTTTGTAATTGGCTCCCTCT TCGAGGCCGTCGCATTCTTTAGTCGAGCAATCAGCGCCAAGGAAGCGCCTAGCTACACTTTTGGCGTCTGTGTTGTTCAGAATTTACTCATCCTACTCGGGCCGACATGCTACTCTGCGGCTATCTACATGCTCCTAGGTCGCTATATAAAGTACCTGGATGGAGACAGCTATTCATTGATCAAGCCATTTTGGCTTACTAAAATCTTCCTATTTGGCGATATTACATCTATTGTACTCCAagtactag ACGGCGGAAAGATTGACATGGTGGATAAAGATCACAAGTTGTCAGTAACAGAAGACGCTGTTGTCGCTGGCCTCATAGTTCAGCTTGTGTTTTTCACCATGTTCGTGGTGATAACAACATGGTTTTATTACAAATTTCTCAAGCATTGCAAAACACAACCGCCTGGCTGGCAGAAGTTCATGATGGTCATTTATGCCAGCAGCATGCTAATACTAATTCGATCCATCTTTCGCATGGCAGAATACATCGAGGGGCCTGAGGGAGAACTGCAATCCAAAGAACTCTATATCTACGTTTTGGATGCCATTCCCATGGCTATGGTTACTATCGGATTTCATGTCTTTCATCCTTCTAGATTTATGCCGCGCCTCGAGAAGACCTTGAGTACAACTGATAGTAAGAGGAGTTTGACTTTTTAA